One Xenopus tropicalis strain Nigerian chromosome 8, UCB_Xtro_10.0, whole genome shotgun sequence genomic window carries:
- the ly6g6c gene encoding lymphocyte antigen 6 complex locus protein G6c, whose protein sequence is MKLLLSLSVIIGAIVMASTLTCNVCNFRFLFVCIGSSSTISCTGNCSLTQTFAGSAPFFSQQACDTNCVSNTTTQKENVFGLNYVKTCCSTDLCNSGNSAKLSLSLGLSMLLLWLLKCV, encoded by the exons ATGAAGTTGCTTTTGTCCTTGTCTGTGATTATTGGAGCCATTGTGATGG CATCTACCTTGACATGCAATGTTTGCAATTTTCGGTTCCTGTTCGTTTGTATTGGCTCTTCCTCAACAATAAGCTGTACTGGAAACTGCTCGTTAACCCAAACTTTTGCTG GCAGCGCTCCCTTTTTCAGCCAACAGGCATGTGATACAAATTGTGTTTCAAACACTACCACCCAAAAAGAGAATGTCTTTGGCTTAAACTACGTAAAGACCTGCTGTAGCACAGACCTCTGCAACAGTGGCAATTCAGCCAAGCTCTCTCTGTCCCTGGGGCTAAGTATGCTCCTCCTGTGGCTGCTAAAGTGTGTGTAA